The proteins below are encoded in one region of Paraburkholderia phenazinium:
- a CDS encoding ATP-binding protein, which produces MERRVLILAPFGRDADVISELLTRDGRSCVQCADAQALTAELGNGAATALITEEALGGEQAAALFDWLESQPAWSDFPIILLASNRVSRRSAQSLEVLERLGNVVVLERPLNSETLRRAVTSSLRARIRQYDSRRHLDESRQHLAQRIEAQEALVQLNDSLESRIAARTHELASANNRLMKEIHERAKVQAVLVQSQKMEALGQLTGGIAHDFNNLLNVIMVNAELIARVSADERVRTMAATAKRATERGAKLTGQLLTFSRTSNFDLKAVDVVALLHGMRDIITVSLGSTIQFTTHFDAEEFWTEADANQLELAILNLAINARDAMPGGGKLDVQVGLRTAPDPTLADGHYVVAEFRDTGMGIPVDVISRVFDPFFTTKPIGKGTGLGLSQVYGIARQAGGTARIESEPGRGTTVQLWLPLRERVVSESEAVSAVEQKVEGIKRILVVEDDNEVRGMLVDSLKMLGYVVTEAPDGRAGLGRLASDKPDLLMVDFAMPGMNGIDVISAARKVRDDLPVILATGYADVDISRLAVRRCSILRKPFQLDELARTVRLSLIG; this is translated from the coding sequence ATGGAGCGTCGCGTCCTGATTCTGGCCCCGTTCGGCCGCGATGCCGACGTGATTTCCGAGTTGCTTACCCGGGACGGCCGCTCTTGCGTCCAGTGTGCCGACGCGCAGGCGCTGACGGCCGAGTTGGGCAATGGGGCGGCCACGGCGCTGATCACCGAAGAGGCGCTCGGCGGTGAGCAGGCCGCCGCGCTGTTCGACTGGCTGGAAAGCCAGCCCGCATGGTCCGATTTCCCGATCATCCTGCTCGCCAGCAACCGTGTGTCGCGGCGTTCGGCGCAAAGCCTCGAGGTGCTCGAGCGGCTTGGCAACGTGGTCGTGCTGGAGCGGCCCCTGAACTCCGAAACGCTGCGCCGGGCCGTGACTTCGTCGTTGCGTGCGCGTATCCGGCAGTACGATTCCCGCCGGCATCTCGACGAGTCGCGCCAGCATCTTGCACAACGCATCGAAGCCCAGGAAGCCCTGGTTCAGCTCAATGACTCGCTGGAAAGCAGGATTGCGGCGCGCACGCACGAGCTTGCGTCTGCGAACAACCGTCTGATGAAGGAGATTCACGAGCGTGCCAAGGTGCAGGCCGTGCTGGTCCAGTCGCAGAAGATGGAAGCGTTAGGTCAACTGACCGGTGGCATCGCGCACGACTTCAATAACCTGCTCAACGTCATCATGGTGAACGCGGAATTGATCGCGCGCGTGAGCGCCGATGAGCGCGTACGCACCATGGCCGCGACCGCGAAACGTGCCACCGAGCGCGGCGCGAAACTGACGGGCCAGTTGCTGACGTTCTCGCGCACGAGTAACTTCGATCTGAAAGCGGTGGATGTGGTGGCCTTGCTGCATGGCATGCGCGACATCATCACAGTCTCGCTAGGTTCGACGATCCAGTTCACCACTCACTTCGACGCCGAGGAGTTCTGGACCGAAGCGGACGCCAATCAGCTCGAACTGGCCATTCTCAACCTCGCCATCAATGCGCGCGATGCGATGCCGGGCGGCGGCAAACTCGATGTGCAGGTCGGTCTGCGCACGGCGCCGGATCCCACGCTCGCGGACGGGCACTATGTCGTCGCCGAGTTCCGCGATACCGGCATGGGCATTCCGGTAGACGTGATTTCACGCGTGTTCGATCCGTTCTTCACCACCAAGCCGATCGGCAAAGGTACCGGGCTCGGTTTGAGCCAGGTGTATGGGATTGCCCGCCAGGCCGGCGGCACGGCGCGTATCGAGAGCGAACCAGGACGGGGCACGACGGTGCAGCTATGGCTGCCATTGCGCGAGCGTGTCGTGTCGGAGTCCGAAGCAGTCTCTGCGGTCGAGCAGAAAGTGGAGGGCATCAAGCGGATTCTGGTCGTCGAGGACGACAACGAGGTCCGTGGCATGCTCGTCGACTCGCTCAAGATGCTCGGCTATGTGGTTACCGAGGCGCCGGACGGCAGGGCGGGTCTCGGGCGGCTCGCGAGCGACAAGCCCGATCTGCTGATGGTCGACTTTGCGATGCCTGGGATGAATGGCATCGATGTGATTTCCGCGGCGCGCAAGGTGCGAGATGACCTTCCTGTCATTCTCGCGACAGGATACGCCGACGTCGATATTTCGCGGTTGGCGGTAAGGCGCTGCAGTATTTTGCGCAAACCGTTCCAACTCGACGAACTGGCGCGAACGGTGCGGCTCAGTCTGATCGGATAG
- a CDS encoding ATPase domain-containing protein, with translation MTQNKANERAARLSSGIEGIDDILGGGLTPHRMYLVEGAPGTGKTTLALQFLLKGTAEGQRGLYITLSETKSELISVAASHGWDVSQFKIVELLSDEGLDPRYEQTVLQPAEVELGETVRDVIQQVDELKPVRIVLDSLSELRLLSQNPLRYRRQILALKRYLATRECTVLLLDDNTAEPGDLQLHSIAHGVISLDSMAHDYGGNRRRLRIAKMRGIKFREGYHDFSLDTGGIKVYPRLVAAEHHAKFDSHALSTGSERLNTLLGGGLIPGTSALMIGPSGVGKTTTVVSCLIAALKRGERCVYYLFDETLSTLLLRCSNLGMDLQPHIDAGLLHVRQIDPAELSPGEFAADVRDAVENRNMKYVAIDSLNAYLQAMPGERYLLLQMHELLGYLNQKGAITLLVLGQHGIIGEVQNDIDISYLSDVVVLFRYFEHGGEVLTAIAAVKSRANAHERSIRQFRLGADGVEIGEALRDFDGVLTGLPSYKGGTALLSTTENVIARAG, from the coding sequence ATGACGCAGAATAAGGCTAACGAGCGCGCTGCGCGATTATCTTCAGGGATCGAAGGGATCGACGACATCCTCGGCGGTGGCTTGACGCCGCATCGGATGTACCTCGTGGAGGGCGCGCCGGGCACGGGTAAAACAACCCTGGCGTTGCAGTTTTTACTGAAAGGCACCGCTGAGGGGCAGAGAGGTCTCTACATCACGCTGTCCGAGACGAAGTCGGAACTGATCTCGGTCGCGGCCAGCCACGGCTGGGATGTCAGCCAGTTCAAGATCGTCGAACTGCTCTCCGACGAGGGGCTCGATCCGCGCTACGAACAGACCGTCTTGCAACCCGCTGAAGTCGAGCTGGGCGAGACCGTGCGCGACGTCATCCAGCAGGTGGATGAACTCAAGCCCGTGCGTATCGTGCTGGACAGTTTGTCGGAATTGCGGCTGCTGTCGCAGAACCCGCTGCGCTACCGGCGCCAGATTCTGGCGTTGAAGCGCTATCTGGCGACCCGCGAATGCACGGTGCTGCTGCTCGACGACAACACGGCGGAGCCTGGCGATCTGCAATTGCATAGCATCGCGCATGGCGTGATCAGTCTGGACAGCATGGCGCACGACTACGGCGGCAACCGGCGCCGTCTGCGGATCGCCAAGATGCGCGGCATCAAGTTTCGCGAGGGCTATCACGACTTCTCGCTCGATACCGGCGGCATCAAGGTCTATCCGCGTCTGGTCGCGGCCGAGCACCATGCGAAGTTCGATTCGCATGCGCTCAGCACCGGCAGCGAGCGCTTGAACACGCTGCTCGGCGGTGGCCTGATTCCGGGCACCAGCGCGCTCATGATCGGGCCGTCGGGCGTCGGCAAGACCACGACGGTGGTGTCGTGCCTGATCGCGGCGCTCAAGCGCGGCGAGCGTTGTGTCTACTACCTGTTCGACGAGACGCTCAGCACGCTGTTGCTACGCTGCTCGAATCTCGGCATGGACCTGCAACCGCATATCGATGCAGGACTGTTGCACGTGCGCCAGATCGATCCGGCGGAACTCTCGCCAGGAGAATTTGCCGCGGACGTGCGCGACGCTGTCGAGAACCGCAACATGAAGTACGTCGCGATCGACAGTCTCAATGCCTATCTGCAAGCCATGCCAGGCGAGCGCTATCTGCTGCTGCAGATGCACGAGCTGCTCGGTTATCTGAACCAGAAGGGCGCCATCACACTGCTGGTGCTGGGTCAGCACGGCATCATCGGCGAGGTGCAGAACGATATCGACATCAGTTACCTGAGCGATGTCGTGGTGTTGTTCCGCTACTTCGAGCACGGTGGCGAGGTGTTGACCGCGATCGCCGCGGTCAAGAGCCGTGCGAACGCGCACGAACGCTCGATCCGCCAGTTCCGCCTCGGCGCCGACGGCGTCGAGATAGGCGAGGCACTGCGCGACTTCGACGGCGTACTGACCGGCTTGCCTTCCTACAAGGGCGGCACTGCCTTGTTGTCCACTACGGAAAATGTTATCGCTCGTGCCGGCTAA
- a CDS encoding OpgC domain-containing protein, with product MESGSGRSIEVDFFRGIVLIVIVLDHIPGSALSHLMLHAYAFCDSAEVFVFLGGYASAAAYTAVLTRRGPGAAQMRFVKRCWEIYRAYLLTAVLTLLSGALLAVSHLNPPMVALTGWPPFASHPLREAFDILVLRRQPYLSSVLPMYVMFALCVPLIVPLARRSAVTALLLSVAVWAAARPLAAFFSIDDVIDWAFNPFAWQLMFVLGIVCRLHPLSEAFHASNTARWLVRAGLAAVLAFAVVKLFVLTQPLPGTYKQNLSVDRVINFLAILWLTTRLVRLGSIAWIAERLPAVVRVGRTGLVCFVTGTLVSLIVDTATPHAFRGLTGELVALSGDLVAITAMLVIARGWSGWKGDSSGPAVTGAGCR from the coding sequence ATGGAATCAGGAAGCGGGCGCTCGATCGAAGTGGACTTCTTCCGCGGGATCGTGCTGATCGTCATCGTGCTGGATCACATTCCCGGCAGCGCGCTGTCGCATCTGATGCTGCACGCCTACGCGTTTTGCGACTCGGCCGAGGTGTTCGTGTTTCTTGGCGGCTATGCGTCGGCCGCGGCCTATACGGCGGTGCTGACACGTCGTGGTCCAGGGGCCGCGCAGATGCGCTTTGTCAAACGCTGCTGGGAGATTTACCGCGCATATCTGCTGACCGCCGTGTTGACGCTGCTGTCCGGCGCGCTGCTGGCGGTGTCTCACCTGAACCCGCCGATGGTCGCGCTGACCGGTTGGCCGCCGTTCGCCAGTCATCCTCTGCGCGAAGCGTTCGATATCCTCGTGTTGCGACGCCAGCCGTACCTATCGAGTGTCTTGCCGATGTACGTGATGTTCGCGTTGTGCGTGCCGCTCATCGTGCCGCTCGCGCGGCGTTCGGCTGTCACGGCATTGCTGCTGAGCGTGGCCGTGTGGGCCGCGGCGCGGCCGCTGGCGGCGTTCTTCAGTATTGACGACGTGATCGATTGGGCTTTCAATCCGTTTGCATGGCAACTGATGTTCGTACTCGGCATCGTGTGCCGCCTGCATCCGTTGAGCGAAGCCTTCCATGCGTCGAACACGGCGCGCTGGCTGGTACGTGCCGGCCTCGCCGCGGTGCTTGCCTTCGCCGTGGTCAAACTCTTCGTGCTGACGCAGCCACTGCCCGGCACGTATAAACAGAATCTCTCGGTGGATCGCGTGATCAACTTTCTCGCCATTCTGTGGCTGACTACCCGCCTGGTGCGCCTCGGCAGCATCGCGTGGATTGCGGAACGCTTGCCGGCCGTAGTACGTGTCGGGCGCACCGGTCTCGTCTGTTTCGTGACCGGCACGCTGGTGTCCCTGATCGTCGATACGGCTACGCCGCATGCCTTTCGCGGCCTCACCGGCGAGCTCGTAGCGCTCAGCGGCGACCTCGTTGCGATCACCGCGATGCTCGTCATCGCACGCGGCTGGAGCGGCTGGAAAGGTGATTCGTCGGGCCCCGCCGTGACCGGCGCAGGGTGCAGATGA
- a CDS encoding tannase/feruloyl esterase family alpha/beta hydrolase: MAVLLCAMLLLFKPLDAAALSSRGALAAQCTALAGSTLPAQVIALPTRGARIDSAVMIPATASGNQSGEFCRITGSILALDANTPDIHFDLNLPVNWNGRALQIGGGGYDGVVVSGTGVMPFSPDHAPLAEGYATFGDDSGHTGNSALANFGLVNEAVINFGYAHLKKTHDAVLELIKRAYGRPPEKMYFAGGSTGGREGYTVMQRFADDYDGVIANSPALNFSGVRLLGVVLGHAEYGTPGGYLPPAMLERIYQRSLEICDKLDGAADGIVSDVEGCRQHEQEIIDSLRCPPSTPSMPVASSGNNDACLTEAQIATLRVLTDGLSLPYPLAWNANRYAGYNVFEGTRFTSALGLGHDPVRLPLPTFVANGYMFTQGDSYVRYFVTQDAKFNSLNFDPLHPGRYRQQLFALSETIGAMDTDLSRYIAHGGKLITLQGLADEVISPNQTIAYYEALNRRFGNDKVDAFMRLYMVPGYQHGNGVFIPSVDLLGALDNWVTHGVAPETLTATDIALATNGRTRPICRYPTFPRYVGNGNINRASSFACAEP; encoded by the coding sequence ATGGCCGTGCTGCTCTGCGCGATGCTTCTTCTCTTCAAGCCCCTCGATGCCGCCGCCTTGTCGTCCAGAGGCGCACTCGCCGCACAATGCACAGCGCTCGCCGGCAGCACGCTGCCTGCCCAGGTGATCGCCTTACCCACCCGCGGCGCGCGGATCGACAGCGCCGTCATGATTCCCGCCACCGCCTCGGGCAACCAGAGCGGCGAATTCTGCCGGATCACCGGCAGCATCCTGGCCCTCGACGCAAACACGCCCGATATCCATTTCGACCTGAACTTGCCGGTCAACTGGAACGGCCGCGCACTGCAGATCGGCGGCGGCGGATATGACGGCGTGGTGGTGAGCGGCACCGGCGTGATGCCGTTCTCGCCGGATCATGCGCCGCTCGCGGAAGGCTATGCGACCTTCGGCGACGACTCCGGTCACACCGGCAATTCCGCGCTCGCCAACTTCGGCCTCGTCAACGAAGCTGTGATCAATTTCGGTTACGCGCATCTGAAGAAAACCCACGATGCCGTGCTTGAACTCATCAAGCGTGCGTACGGCCGGCCGCCCGAGAAGATGTACTTTGCGGGCGGCTCGACCGGCGGCCGCGAAGGCTACACGGTCATGCAGCGTTTTGCCGACGACTACGACGGCGTGATCGCCAATTCGCCCGCGCTGAATTTTTCCGGCGTGCGCCTGCTCGGTGTGGTGCTCGGGCACGCCGAGTACGGCACGCCGGGTGGCTACCTGCCGCCTGCGATGCTCGAGCGCATCTATCAACGCTCGCTGGAGATCTGCGACAAACTCGACGGCGCCGCCGACGGCATCGTCAGCGACGTGGAGGGATGCCGCCAGCACGAGCAGGAGATCATCGATTCGTTGCGCTGCCCGCCATCCACGCCGTCGATGCCCGTCGCGTCATCGGGCAACAACGACGCGTGTCTGACGGAAGCGCAGATCGCGACGCTGCGCGTGCTCACCGACGGCCTGTCCCTGCCCTACCCGCTCGCGTGGAACGCGAATCGCTATGCAGGCTACAACGTGTTCGAGGGCACGCGTTTCACCAGCGCACTCGGTCTTGGACATGACCCCGTGCGCCTGCCGCTGCCCACGTTTGTTGCCAACGGCTATATGTTCACCCAAGGCGACAGTTACGTGCGCTACTTCGTCACTCAGGATGCGAAGTTCAATTCGCTGAACTTCGATCCGCTGCATCCGGGGCGCTACCGGCAGCAGTTGTTCGCGCTTTCGGAAACGATCGGCGCGATGGACACCGACCTGTCGCGCTACATCGCGCACGGCGGCAAACTGATCACGCTGCAGGGCCTCGCGGACGAAGTCATCAGCCCGAACCAGACCATTGCGTACTACGAAGCGCTCAACAGGCGTTTTGGCAACGACAAGGTCGATGCGTTCATGCGCCTCTACATGGTGCCGGGTTATCAGCACGGCAATGGTGTGTTCATTCCGTCGGTCGACCTGCTCGGCGCACTCGACAATTGGGTCACGCACGGTGTGGCGCCGGAGACGCTGACGGCGACGGATATCGCCTTGGCCACTAACGGGCGCACACGTCCGATCTGCCGGTATCCGACCTTTCCGCGCTATGTCGGCAACGGCAATATCAATCGCGCAAGCAGCTTTGCCTGCGCCGAACCGTGA
- a CDS encoding short-chain fatty acid transporter, translating to MDNNGTGPTHPHPHPSERRRGIVAGLVYVFEQVMPDPFVLSIGLTVVVILLAFAFAPHATVPVILTSWYGGTFNILGFALQMILILATGYAIAEAPLVQRGLRAMAAGVSTPARAALLVFPIVAVAAWLNWGLGLIVGALLSREIAKRVKVDFAWLVAGSYSAWSVCNSGLSSSIALSQASHGNALNLVEKATGQVIPLSQTVFAPFVFIPTVLVVVVMTAIFIRMHPKPEHVVAFSETAPEAGAATNGSAQAQADADPHARGASPTSLAARAERSMLGTLILLVLGIGYLAMTWSAKGFELDINTTILIFLLVGLALQRTPIAYADAIRRAARQTGSMLLQYPVYGGIMGIMTGTGLASTIAKTFVAIATPVTLPVLSYLSSLIITLLIPSAGGHWAVQGPFVLPAALSLHASVPRTAMGVAMAENVSNMLQPFWAVPVVAIAGIRIQRVMGYTAVTFAVSLVIYGVALWLIP from the coding sequence ATGGATAACAACGGAACTGGACCAACCCACCCACACCCCCATCCCAGCGAACGCCGACGCGGCATCGTAGCCGGGCTCGTCTACGTGTTCGAGCAGGTTATGCCGGACCCGTTCGTCCTATCAATCGGTCTGACCGTGGTCGTCATTCTGCTGGCGTTCGCCTTTGCGCCGCACGCCACTGTCCCCGTGATCCTGACGTCCTGGTATGGCGGTACCTTCAACATTCTAGGCTTCGCGCTGCAGATGATCCTGATTCTGGCGACGGGTTACGCCATCGCCGAGGCGCCGCTCGTACAACGCGGTCTGCGGGCGATGGCAGCCGGCGTGAGCACACCAGCACGCGCCGCGCTGCTCGTCTTTCCGATCGTCGCGGTGGCCGCATGGTTGAACTGGGGGCTTGGTCTGATCGTCGGCGCGTTGCTGTCGCGCGAAATCGCGAAGCGCGTGAAAGTGGACTTTGCGTGGCTCGTTGCGGGCAGCTATTCGGCCTGGTCGGTCTGTAACAGCGGGCTGTCGAGTTCGATCGCGTTGTCGCAGGCTTCGCATGGCAATGCCTTGAACCTGGTGGAGAAAGCCACCGGACAGGTGATTCCGCTGAGCCAGACTGTGTTCGCCCCGTTCGTCTTCATTCCGACTGTGCTGGTGGTGGTGGTCATGACGGCGATCTTCATCCGGATGCACCCGAAGCCTGAACACGTGGTCGCTTTTAGCGAAACCGCGCCGGAAGCGGGCGCCGCGACGAATGGCAGCGCGCAAGCCCAGGCGGACGCCGATCCGCATGCGCGTGGCGCGTCGCCGACTTCGCTCGCCGCCCGCGCCGAGCGCTCGATGCTGGGCACGCTGATCCTGCTCGTGCTGGGCATCGGTTATCTGGCGATGACCTGGTCTGCGAAGGGCTTCGAGCTCGACATCAACACGACGATCCTGATCTTCCTGCTGGTGGGGCTCGCGCTGCAGCGCACTCCCATCGCCTACGCCGATGCGATCCGCCGCGCCGCGCGGCAGACCGGTTCGATGCTGCTGCAGTATCCGGTGTACGGCGGCATCATGGGCATCATGACGGGGACGGGCCTCGCATCGACGATTGCCAAGACCTTCGTCGCGATTGCCACACCGGTGACGCTGCCGGTGCTGAGCTATCTGAGTTCGCTGATCATTACGCTGCTGATTCCGAGCGCGGGCGGCCACTGGGCCGTGCAGGGGCCGTTCGTGCTGCCGGCGGCGCTGAGCCTGCATGCATCCGTACCGCGTACCGCGATGGGCGTGGCGATGGCCGAGAACGTCTCCAATATGCTGCAGCCGTTCTGGGCAGTCCCCGTCGTGGCGATTGCGGGGATTCGCATTCAGCGCGTGATGGGCTACACGGCTGTCACCTTTGCGGTGTCGCTCGTGATTTACGGTGTTGCGCTCTGGCTGATTCCGTAA
- the bamA gene encoding outer membrane protein assembly factor BamA, protein MKVQTLSARSARALTFIGLSVTAASAFATDSFVVRDIRLEGLQRVEPNTVFAYLPIKQGDTFTDDKASQAIRALYATGFFNDVKISTEGNVVVVQVQERPAIGTIDFSGLHEFDKDNLNKALNSVGLSLGRYYDKSLVDRAQQELKRQYLTHGYYAAEVTTTVTPIDRDRVGLLFSVIEGPSAKIRQVNFIGNKVFSDGTLRDEMQQSTPNWFSWYTKNDLYSKDKLTTDLENIRSYYLDRGYLEFNIDSTQVSLSPDKKDMYLTLTLHEGEPYTISGIHLAGNLLDREAELSKLVKIKAGDRFSAAKLKAATKAVVDKLGEYGYAFATVNAQPQIDQLHHTVDLTLQVDPSRRVYVRRINIIGNTRTRDEVVRREMRQLESSWFDSSRLALSKDRINRLGYFTDVDVTTIPVEGTADQVDVDVKVTEKPTGSVTLGLGYGSGEGPIISAGVSQDNVFGSGTSLAVNVNTATTFRTLTVTQVDPYFTVDGIKRITDVYYRTSEPLYYSNTTDTSFRIITAGADMKFGIPFSESDMVYFGLGFEQNRLDVDATTPQSYIDYVNDFGRVSNNVPLTIGWSRDNRDSALVPSRGYFTQANAEWGSPIGSTPYYKADLQAQYYYSFARGFVLGLNFQGGYGNGLDGKPFPIFKNYYAGGIGSVRGYEPSSLGPRDATTGDPIGGSKMLVGNIELTFPLPGTGYDRTLRVFTFFDGGNVWGDEGSSIGANGLRYAYGAGLAWISPIGPLKLSLGFPLVKHSGDQYQKFQFQIGTAF, encoded by the coding sequence ATGAAGGTTCAAACACTATCGGCCCGCAGCGCCAGGGCGCTGACATTTATCGGCCTGAGCGTCACAGCAGCCTCGGCCTTTGCCACCGACTCTTTTGTGGTTCGCGACATCCGGCTCGAAGGCTTGCAACGCGTCGAACCGAATACCGTCTTCGCGTACCTGCCCATCAAGCAGGGCGACACTTTCACTGACGACAAGGCCTCGCAGGCCATCCGTGCGCTGTACGCGACGGGCTTCTTCAACGACGTCAAGATTTCGACCGAAGGTAACGTCGTCGTCGTGCAGGTGCAGGAACGTCCGGCAATCGGCACCATCGATTTCTCGGGCCTGCACGAATTCGACAAGGACAACCTGAACAAGGCGCTGAACTCGGTCGGTTTGTCGCTGGGTCGCTATTACGACAAGTCGCTCGTCGACCGCGCCCAGCAGGAACTGAAACGCCAGTACCTGACGCACGGCTACTACGCAGCCGAAGTCACGACCACGGTCACGCCGATCGACCGCGACCGCGTCGGTCTGCTGTTCTCGGTGATCGAAGGTCCGAGCGCGAAGATCCGCCAGGTCAACTTCATCGGTAACAAGGTGTTCAGCGACGGCACGCTGCGCGATGAAATGCAGCAGTCCACGCCTAACTGGTTCTCGTGGTACACGAAGAACGACCTGTACTCGAAAGACAAGCTGACCACCGACCTCGAGAACATCCGCTCGTACTATCTGGATCGCGGCTACCTCGAGTTCAACATTGACTCGACTCAGGTCTCGCTGTCGCCGGACAAGAAGGACATGTACCTCACGCTCACCCTGCATGAGGGCGAGCCGTACACGATTTCGGGCATCCATCTGGCCGGCAATCTGCTGGACCGCGAGGCGGAGCTTTCGAAGCTGGTCAAGATCAAGGCGGGCGACCGTTTCTCGGCTGCCAAGCTGAAGGCTGCCACGAAGGCCGTGGTCGACAAGCTCGGTGAATACGGTTACGCGTTCGCCACGGTGAATGCGCAGCCGCAGATCGACCAGCTGCACCATACCGTCGACCTGACGCTGCAGGTGGATCCGAGCCGCCGCGTCTACGTGCGCCGCATCAACATTATCGGCAACACCCGCACGCGCGACGAAGTCGTGCGCCGCGAAATGCGCCAGCTCGAAAGCTCGTGGTTCGATTCGAGCCGTCTGGCGCTGTCGAAAGACCGGATCAACCGTCTCGGCTACTTCACCGATGTCGACGTGACGACGATACCGGTCGAAGGCACGGCGGACCAGGTGGACGTCGACGTGAAGGTCACGGAAAAGCCGACTGGCTCCGTTACTCTCGGTCTCGGCTACGGTTCCGGCGAAGGCCCGATCATTTCGGCAGGCGTGTCGCAGGACAACGTGTTCGGTTCGGGCACCAGTCTCGCGGTGAACGTGAATACCGCAACGACGTTCCGTACGCTGACGGTCACCCAGGTCGACCCGTACTTCACGGTGGACGGCATCAAGCGTATTACCGACGTCTACTACCGTACCAGCGAGCCGCTGTACTACTCGAACACGACCGACACGAGCTTCCGCATCATCACCGCAGGCGCGGATATGAAGTTCGGCATTCCGTTCTCCGAATCGGACATGGTGTACTTCGGTCTCGGCTTCGAACAGAACCGTCTCGACGTCGACGCCACCACGCCGCAAAGCTATATCGACTACGTGAACGACTTCGGCCGCGTGTCGAACAACGTGCCGCTGACGATCGGCTGGTCGCGCGACAATCGCGACAGCGCACTGGTGCCGAGCCGCGGTTACTTCACGCAGGCGAACGCCGAATGGGGCTCGCCGATCGGCAGTACGCCTTACTATAAGGCCGACCTGCAGGCACAGTATTACTACTCGTTCGCGCGCGGCTTCGTGCTGGGCCTGAACTTCCAGGGCGGTTACGGTAACGGTCTCGATGGCAAGCCGTTCCCGATTTTCAAGAACTACTACGCCGGCGGTATCGGTTCGGTGCGCGGCTACGAGCCGAGCTCGCTGGGTCCGCGCGATGCGACCACAGGCGATCCGATCGGCGGTTCGAAGATGCTGGTGGGTAACATCGAGTTGACGTTCCCGCTGCCGGGCACCGGCTACGACCGCACGCTGCGCGTCTTCACGTTCTTCGACGGCGGTAACGTCTGGGGCGACGAAGGCAGCAGTATCGGCGCGAATGGCCTGCGCTATGCGTATGGTGCGGGTCTCGCGTGGATCTCGCCGATCGGGCCACTCAAGCTCAGCCTTGGCTTCCCGCTCGTCAAGCACTCCGGCGACCAGTACCAGAAGTTCCAGTTCCAGATCGGGACGGCGTTCTAA